From one Triticum aestivum cultivar Chinese Spring chromosome 4B, IWGSC CS RefSeq v2.1, whole genome shotgun sequence genomic stretch:
- the LOC123089728 gene encoding protein RICE FLOWERINGUS T 1: MSAVDPLVAARVIHDVLDPFTSTVPLTIGYNNRLVRPGAELKPSAVVSKPRVDIGGNDMRVLYTLMLVDPDAPSPSHPSLREYLHWMVADIPGTTGVGFGQELVVYERPEPRSGIHRMVFVLFQQLGRGTVFAPDMRQNFSSRNFARQYHLNIAAATYFSCQREGGSGGRRFRPESSQGE; this comes from the exons ATGTCGGCAGTGGATCCCTTGGTTGCGGCTCGTGTTATACATGATGTGTTGGATCCATTTACATCAACTGTTCCACTCACAATAGGCTACAACAATAGGCTAGTTCGGCCAGGTGCTGAGCTAAAACCATCTGCAGTTGTAAGCAAGCCGCGAGTTGATATTGGGGGCAATGACATGAGAGTTCTCTACACCCTG ATGTTGGTGGATCCAGATGCCCCAAgcccaagtcacccatcactaaGGGAGTACTTGCACTG GATGGTGGCAGACATCCCTGGAACAACTGGTGTCGGCTTTG GCCAAGAGCTTGTGGTTTATGAAAGACCGGAGCCAAGATCCGGCATCCACCGGATGGTATTTGTGCTGTTCCAGCAACTAGGAAGGGGGACGGTTTTTGCACCGGACATGCGGCAGAACTTCAGCTCCAGGAACTTCGCACGCCAGTACCACCTCAACATTGCCGCTGCCACATATTTCAGCTGTCAAAGGGAAGGTGGATCGGGTGGAAGAAGGTTTAGGCCGGAAAGTTCTCAAGGGGAGTAG